In Candidatus Aegiribacteria sp., the DNA window TCAGAGACCCTATATCCCTTGTATACCCGCCTGGAGTATCAGCGGCAAGAATTCTTCCCTCCCTGAGTAATCCGGGAAATACATCCAGTCCGAAATCACTGAAGCTGCCATCCTCGATATGTGATACAGCTGAACTTCTGCAGATATATATCCCGGAATTAGCCATGTTCGATTCAGCAAGTTCAGGAGGAGGTTTTTCTCGGAAACGGGAAATTCTGCCGTCAGGACCGGTAATGACAATCCCTTTGCTTGAAGGATCACCAGTCGGAGATAGCGCGATTGTGATTTCAGAATTCAATCTGGAGTGAACCTTGAAAAGAGATTCCAGAGGCTGTCTTGTCAGATTGTCACCATAAACCACAAGGAATTCGTCTCCCAGAAGCGGTAAAGCCCTTCGAACCGCGCCTGCCGTACCAAGCGGTTCCTCCTCAAGCTGAAAAGATGTTTTAAGAGGGAGATCAGAGCCTGCAATGAAGTCTCTGATCATTTCCGCCTTCCAGGACCCGTTAACAACTGTTTCAGTAACTCCCAGCTGCGTCAGATGAAGCAGAATGTCATGAAGCAGAACGAATCCTGTGATTTCTATCAGAGGTTTTGGAATTGCATCCGTTAGAGGCCTGAGCCTGGTTCCCGATCCAGCGCATAAGACAATTGCTTTCATTGGTCTGCGTTATCCGGTGATGGAACAGCATATCTGATGATACCGTTTCCGAAACCCGTTAATCTGGCGATCAGGTACAGAAGGCGCTGAAGCCCCAGGCGAAAGTAAACATAGCGAAAGAACCGCTCAATAATGTTCCCTTTTCCAATGATCGGCGGGTCAACCAGTCTTCTTATCGACCCATAATTACCTGATTGTCTTCCGATGATACTGAATCCTGCTTTTCGCAGAAAACCTTCCAGCGATGAGGGCTGGAAGAAATATAGATGTGCCGGAACCGCGTCCGGCTTTATCGTACCCGGCTTCATACGTTTCAAACGGGCTTCGGCAACTTCTTCCCAGTGGAAGAGTTCCCATGGACACTGAACAACAAGAATTCCGCCGGGAGCAAGAAGTGATCGAATGCGCCGGAGAGTATCGAATGGGCGGTGAAGGTGCTCGAGTACATCAAGAAGGAGTACTACGTCAAAAGAACCTTCTGGCAAAGTAACGGATTCCACACTTCCGGTATGGACATTCAGATTT includes these proteins:
- a CDS encoding NDP-sugar synthase, whose protein sequence is MKAIVLCAGSGTRLRPLTDAIPKPLIEITGFVLLHDILLHLTQLGVTETVVNGSWKAEMIRDFIAGSDLPLKTSFQLEEEPLGTAGAVRRALPLLGDEFLVVYGDNLTRQPLESLFKVHSRLNSEITIALSPTGDPSSKGIVITGPDGRISRFREKPPPELAESNMANSGIYICRSSAVSHIEDGSFSDFGLDVFPGLLREGRILAADTPGGYTRDIGSLKSYLIACHEVLSGQVKPYIKPSCIKNGILIENSQSYAEIEIMGTLWVQEGATIENGCCLENCVVLSGAKVRHNSFLKNTLVLPDSDVDEGTRATDKYLSIF
- a CDS encoding class I SAM-dependent methyltransferase, producing the protein MHLLNYDSIFRRERGIILDWSTFPREKTDCKLCGSNCFSLLSIQMTWPVVRCRNCGFVYLAERPSEDELTKMYSKSYYEDGDVGYKGYVNIFEQYHDTFLRIFRRRHRDLIKRTSGRRLLEVGCAYGFLLDFLRSNGWEVTGIEISPLSSAHSRDQLNLNVHTGSVESVTLPEGSFDVVLLLDVLEHLHRPFDTLRRIRSLLAPGGILVVQCPWELFHWEEVAEARLKRMKPGTIKPDAVPAHLYFFQPSSLEGFLRKAGFSIIGRQSGNYGSIRRLVDPPIIGKGNIIERFFRYVYFRLGLQRLLYLIARLTGFGNGIIRYAVPSPDNADQ